ATCAACCTATTAATAGCTGGAACGTCCAAAATGTGTTAGGATTTAATAACATGTTTGATGGAGCTTCTTCGTTTAACCAGCCTTTAAATTCGTGGATAACGGCAAACGCTAACAATATGCAAGGTATGTTCAACAATGCTGTTTCATTCAACCAGGATATAAGTGGCTGGAATACAGCTGCAGTGACTAATATGCAATCTTTGTTTAGAGATGCTGTTTCATTCAATCAGGATTTAAGTATGTGGAATGTAGACGAAGTTACTGATTTTGGTTTTTTTCTATACAATGCAAGCAATTTTAATCAGGATTTAAAAAATTGGTCATTAAAGGATGCAGCAATATTAACAAACATGTTAAGTCTAAGCGGAATTGATTGCATTAACTATTCTGAAACGTTGATTGGATGGTCAAATAACATCAACACTCCTAATAATTTGAGCTTAGGGGCCCTTGGACGCCAATATGGTACAAATGCTGTTTCTGCAAGGATGAATTTAATTTCTAAAGGTTGGACTATAGCTGGAGATTCGCAATTAGATGAAACTTGTTCCAACGAGTTGGTGTTGGAAGTAAATATCGTAAATCATGCCACATGCCTTCAAAATGGCATGTTAGAATTCCAATTACAAAACGCTCCTGATAGTTCTATAATTGTTTACTTAGTTTTAAATGATTCCCAGGACACACTGGGTGTTATACAAGATACAAACTTTGTAATTATGGATACTCTTGGCGGACGCATTCCAGGTATTTACAATGTGGTGTGTATTTTAAACGACGCGGATACTTTTTCTATGCAAAAAGAGATTCTGAATTATTATGAAAATATTGTTTTTACAACTCTTACACAAAATGAATTTTGTGGAAATGATGGTATGATTACTGTTAATCTTATATCTGGCAATAACGTTCTTTATTCCCTATTGGAAGGTGATGAAACCATTAGGCCATATCAACAAAGTAATATTTTTAGTAATTTGCCTGAAGGAAATTACACTTTATCTTTAATTGATACTTGTGAAAATGTAGCGATTGGTGCCGCTACTATAGTAAATAAAGAAACTGCATTTACTATAGTTGAAGGAGGCACTAATACACCTGTAGGTTTAGCTTGTGATTCTATTAACGTACATCATAGTATATATTCAATCCCAAATGGAGAATTACAATACCCCTTGACATTTAATTACTATATATACAATCCTAGTAGTAATGATACAATCCTTTTAAGTAGAGAATTCACAAATGGAGGTACGTCAAGTTTAATTCATCAGCAAATGACTATACCTTACTATTCTGGTACACCATATTTAATGGATTTAAAGATCACGGATAAATGCAATGACACAATAACCTACAATCAAGATATTTCTTCAAGTTTTACTTCTGGTGTTTATCAACTACCAAATGGATGCAATTGGGATATGCATATTTGGCACGGTATTTCTCACCCACCGGTAAGTATTGAGTTTATTACGGCTCCATTTAATGATCATACTCAAGCTCCTTTTGACCCTTTAATGTACAATTCTACTTATCCGCCAATATTTGATGTCATCACACCTGTTGTTTTTTCTAATGATACAATGAGTATGCCAACTGGGTATTATGAAATTCAAGTTATAGGTTCTTGCAATGATACATTTATGATAACAGGTAATTTTTCTGATCCCGGATTAAATATTCCAATTCCAGTAATCACACCTGATTGTATTGAGGATAAAGGGATAATCCAATTTTCAAGTAATTTTGATTTGCAAAGTGTTAATATAATAAATAATAATGATACAATTTCTTTAAATCATGGAATTGATATAAACAATTTGAAATCATTTTATGCGAGTGATATTGATGTGGGACTATATGATTTAATAGTGACGGATGTTTGTGGAAACAGCCAGAGTCTCGAAATTGATATTCCTTCACGTGAAGGTGAATTGGATTCATTTAGGATAGATGCCTACTGTGGATCTTTCAATTATTATTTTAATTATGTACATAATGATGAAATAATGCCCTATTACCCAGGCCCATTTTATTATTTGCAATATAAAGAAAATGATGTGTGGAAACAAATGAATAGCACACCTTATACAACCCCTACTGTTTGGCCCTTTATAAATGGTCAAGAAATAAATAATAACCTTTTAAACATCAATGTAACTAGAGAAGGTGAATTCAGAATATTGAGACTTCTTATGAGGCCAAGTCAAGGAAGTACTGGTGAGTTCAAGGTCTGTGAAGATGTCATTCACGATTTTATACATATAAATGATGGATTCAAATTTGATTCCTTGTATAGTTTTGAGTGTACTGATTCTGAATTAGGAATTTCCAACTATAAAATTTTCTGTCATGCGTCAGGAGTAGAACCATTATCTTATGATATTTTAAAAATAAACGGGCAAGATACTTTAATTGAAAATGGAAACGATTCTTTATTTAATTCAGTGGCGGCTGGTTTATATGAAATTAGAGTAAAAGATGCATGTAACAATCAACTATTCAGAGAAATAGAACTTACTGATATTAGCAATCCAATAATATTTGCAGATTCGATTTGTGATGGTTTAGCGGGTAGATTGTACACGGATGATTTACCTTTTATAGAATATGAGTGGAGAAAAACCGGTAATGCACAAATCTTAAGTTCAACTAATGAATTAAAATTTGAACCTTTCGGCATAGAAGATAGTGGCACTTATGAATTAACTTTAATTTATCCCGGGTCATCTTCTTGTGTGAATCAAATCTTGGAATATACGATACCTAGTGTAATACCCAATAACCAAACTGCGGGCAACGATTTGGATTGGACAATATGCGACTCTCTCGAAACCATAAATCTAAATCAATATTTAAGTTTGAACGCAAATAGTGGCGGAATTTGGCTTAATCAAAATGGTAGTCAGATTAATGATCCGACTACATATAGCATTTCTCTATTAAATTCAGGTAATAACTATTTATCATATTTTATTGATGTATTATGCGGTGTTGATGATGTGGCAATTATTAATTTTGTAAAAGATTCTTGTAACAACCCATGCATTGAAATTAGTGGGAAACTAAAATTAAGTACACCGATTGACGGTCAACCAGGATTTAAGATAATGGTATTTAACCCGGATATGACTGTTGGTATTGTTGATTTAAATGTTCTTTTTGATGAAAGTTCATTAGTTAATGATTTAGGTCAAAATGATTCTCTTGAAAGCAGGATTAACAAACTTGAAGAAAAAATAAAGCACCTGAATTCAGAGTTAGAAAGTTCTATTGTAGAAATTAAAAAATTAAAGAAATTGAGCCTAAAAGAGTGAAATTTAATATCCTCACCAGCAAAACCCTCAAGTTATGGGAAAAACTCATCGATCACCCATATTTCATCAGATACCATCGATCATATTTAGTCAATACAAAATATGTCGGTCAATTCAATTTAAAAAGCAATTCACTTTTCATTAATGAACAATGTATCCCCATATCAAGAGATCGAAAGTCTGCATGTTTAACAATGATTTTCTAAAACTTTAAAGATTCCTTTTATCTTAAAAAGCTATGTCAGAATTTCCAAAATCACCAATCCATCACAATAGCAAAGATCAATGGGGCCACAATAGTTGCGTCAGACTCAATCACATATTTAGGTGTATGAATATCTAATTTACCCCAGGTTATTTTTTCGTTCGGTACGGCACCGGAGTACGATCCATAACTGGTGGTTGAATCACTGATCTGACAAAAATAACTCCAGAACGGGATATCTTCCATCTCCATATCCTGATACAACATCGGTACTACACAGATTGGAAAGTCTCCTGCAATACCACCGCCTATCTGGAAAAATCCTACACCTTTCCCTTCGCTGTTTTTAACATACCAATCTGCAAGCCACATCATGTATTCGATGCCACTTTTGGTGGTAGATGGTTTAAGTTGACCTTTCATACAATAAGAGGCAAATATATTCCCCATGGTACTGTCTTCCCATCCGGGCACCACGATTGGAATATTTTTTTCTGCGGCAGCAAGCATCCAGCTATTTTTTGGATCAATTTCATAATATTGTTCCAGATCACCACTCAAAAGCATTTTATACATAAACTCATGCGGAAAATATCTTTCGCCATTTTTTTCCGCATCCGACCAAACCTGTATCAGGTGCTTTTGTAATCTCCTGAATGCTTCTTCTTCCGGAATACAGGTATCTGTCACTCTGTTGTAATGATTTTCCAGCAAATCCCATTCATCCTGCGGATTGAGATCTCTGTAATTGGGTACTCTTTTATAATGACTGTGTGCTACCAGATTCATGATGTCTTCTTCCAGATTGGCACCCGTACAGGATATTATCTGCACTTTGTCTTGTCGAATCATTTCAGCAAGTGATTTTCCCAGCTCTGCCGTACTCATAGCACCTGCCAGCGTAATCATCATTTTACCACCTTCTGCAAGATGTGCTTTGTAACCATCAGCAGCGTCGATCAGAGCTGCGGCATTAAAATGTTTGTAGTGATCTTTAAGGAATTCTGTGATTTTCATCATTATTATTTACGTTAAAAATTATTGTCCCGTATCTCCCGCTCAAATTTGTAGGTCAGCATTTTGTAATACAATTTTGCAGCCACAAAATCCGGAGCAGGATTGTGTTCATTGGGTAGTAATTCTACAATGTCAAATCCAACTACATTTTTGCGATTGAATACCTTTCTCAAAAATTCAAGGGTTTGATACCATTTCAGTCCACCGGGTTCCGGCGTACCTGTTGAAGGCATGATACTACTATCAAAAGCATCCAGGTCAAAAGTGATATAGACATTATCCGTCATTTTTTTGATCGCCTCTTCCATCCAGTAATCATTGTCCATGATCTGATGGGCAAAATAGGTTTTTTTAAAATCCAAGTGTTCTTTTTCAGCTACATCCATAGACCGGATACCTACCTGAATAAGATTTGTGTGTTTGCTTGCATCATATACCGCACACGCATGATTGTAAGGTGTACCCATGTATGCAGGTCGCAAATCTGCATGTGCATCTATCTGTAGTACGGTCAGATTTGGATATTTTTCATAGTACGCTTTGATGACTCCGATGCTTATCGAGTGTTCTCCCCCGAAAATAGTCAGGAATTTTCCTGTCTCCAGATTCTTTTTTGTTTCCTGATACACTGATTCAAAGACCTTTTCAGGACTGCCCGCTTCTGTAACCGGAGGCAAAGTATGCACACCCACTACATAAACTTCTGTATCCGTTTCTATGTCATACAGCTCCATGTTTTCAGAAGCGTAAGAAAATGCGTCAAATCCTTTATCCGCTCCTTTACCCCAGGAACTTGTTCCGTCATAAGGAATGCTTTGTAGCAATACCTTGGCACGTTCAAATTCTGCCAATTCATCCGGAATACCGGCATAGGTGTTATTAGTCTTCATATCCTAAAATTTCTAACATTTGCTGAACATTCTGCTCGTCTCTATACAGACGATCCACTATGTTTCCTTTATCGTCACGATCTATGATGATTTGTTTTGGTGAAGGGATCAGACAATGTTTGATACCGCCGTATCCACTGATAGCATCCTGATATGCGCCCGTATGAAAAAATCCAAGATACAAAGGTTCCTCTTTATCCGGATCGTAAGTAGGCATGAGGATTTGCTGATTCATATCTTCAGAATTATAATAATCTGAATGATCACAACTGATTCCACCGATACTTACCTGCGAATATTCATTATCCCATTTATTGACCGGAAGGAGAATGAATTTTTCAAATATCGACCAGGCGTCGGGAATGGTATTCATCAGACTGTTGTCAATCAGATACCAAAGTTCGGTGTCGTTTTGTTGTTTTTGTTCCAATACAGAAAAAACAATTGCACCACTCTCTCCGACTGTATATTTACCGAATTCGGTATAGATATCCGGTTCCTGTATGCCTTCTTCATCACAAACCTCTTTGATATTTCGTACAAGTTCATTGATCATATACTTGTAATCATATTCAAATCCAAGATTATTTCTGATTGGAAGGCCTCCACCCAGATTTATAGAATCCAATGTAGGACAAATCTTCTTTAATTCGGCAAATAATTTCAAAGCTTTGCGGAATTCACCCCAATAATACAGATTATCTTTAATCCCGGAATCCACAAAGAAGTGAAGCATTTTCAGTTTCACACGTTTTTTTCTGGCGATTTTTGATTTATAGAAATCAATAATTTCGGCACTTCTGACACCCAGCCTGGATGTATAATATGCAGATTGAGGTTCTTCATTGATAGCCATTCTGATACCGACCGTAAGATCAGTCTTGGTACTGGCATACAGTCTATCCAGTTCCATTTTACTGTCCAGTACCGGAATGACATGTTTAAATCCTTCGTCAATCAGACTTACAATTTTGTCTATGTATTCATCCGTTTTGTGACCATTATGAATCAGAATGGTGTCTTTATTGATTTTATTTTTCTGATATAATCTCTTAATCAGGTCTATATCAAAAGCAGAAGATGTTTCGAGATGCACATTGTGTTCTAATGCTTCGGTTATCACATGGGAAAAGTGACAACATTTGGTACAGTAGCAATACACATATTCACCTTTATAATTATTAGCTTTCATCGCCTTATGAAAGAGGTTTCTGGCTTTTTTTATTTGGTCACCGATTCTTGGTAGGTATGTCAGTCGGAATGGTGTCCCGTATTTTTCTATGAGATACTTGAGAGATATACCATGAAAAGTAAGATTGCCCTGATTGAGATCAAATCCTTCCTGCGGAAAGTAATATGTCTGATTAATTAACTCGAAATATGTGTTTTTCATTAAGCTTTTAAGCGATAATTGATGATAGAATATTAAATGTTGACAAAAAATAATATTGAATCAAGACTAAGTGTGACTAAAAAAATTGCAACCATAAAAATCAGGAAGCAAACTTTTAAGCTTAATATGTCCGATTCATATTCCTTAAAGCTGCAAAGAAACGATAAAATACAATAATAATTGTAATGTAAATCGAAAGTTTTCTCCCTTAAATTCTCTGGGAAACTCGCAGCCAAAAGTACATTGGGTCAGGATAGACAGACCTGACAAAAACTTGATTATTTTAAATTTTTAGCTGATAGCTCTGAAAAGTATATATTTGCTTAAAATTTAAACACATGGAACCACGTATTTATCATTATATGACACTGATATTTGTTTTATGGTTTTCATTCGGGCAAGCCCAAAGTGAAGCGGTCATCAAACTGGAAAATAACAGATATTACATTTCATACATACAGGATTACATCAGAGCTATGCAGGCAGATAGTGAATCTTTAGAGATGTCTTCCCTTTTATTACAAATGGATTCACTGTCTGTTTTAGTTAGTGAGGAATTGGAGAAAATGGCTGAAACCATTAAAGAAGAGCCCGTTGAAATGTACGAAGATTCTATTGGAGATACACAAACAGATATTGTATCTCCTGATGACTCAACTTACTCTTGGCCGGATTATGGTTATGAAGACCAGAATAGTAGCGGTTCATCAGATTTTGGAATTGATAAGTTTATGCCTTTTAAAAATAAATCCAATACAAGCCTTGTTGTCCAGTTTGGCTTGAATGGTTTACAAGAATTCAATGAAAGAATGAGTAATGTTACTTATCCTGAACTTAGTAATGGCGGTTCTTGGTTTTGGGATTTTGGATTGTCGAGAAAGGTAAGAATCGGGGGGAAAGACAGTAAGGTTGCTTTGCATTTTGGTATTAGTTATCTTCTCAACAAATTTAAATTTGAAAACAATGTCAGACTTTTCCAGATAAATGAAAAACCTGCATTCGGATTAGAAGGCAATCTGCGAGGCAATCCCCGACTATCTATAGGATATCTGAATTTGCCGGTGGGAATTAAATTTAATTTTTCTAAAAAGTTCCGTCTGGATTTTGGAGGTTATGCAGGGTACCGAGTCAGATCTTCTCAGAGCCTTCACTACAACGGTGAAAATGAAGAAATTCACCAAACCTTAAGAGGATCCTGGAAATTGAATAACTGGATTTATGGATTATCTGCCGGAGTGGGCATTGGTCCGTTTAATCTTATTGGCAGATATAATTTGTCATCATTATTCAGAGACAATACTACATATGATTACAATACGTTTATGTTTGGTACATCAGTGAGTTTATTCTGATTTTTGCAGCGTAAATCATCTTTTGTGTACCTGATCAATAAATGATACTGCATCTACATGAACTTATCACAAAATTCTTTCTGGAAAATTTTATTAATTGTTTTTGGGGGAGTCATTCTTACCGTTACACTTTTGTATTCCAATTTTCTGGCAGAAAAACTTAAAGAGAATGAAGAAAAAAATATATATATCTTTAAAGAAGCACTTAAAGAAATCAATAATGTAACTTTAAGTGAAGATGAAATGGATGATCCGGATATAGAATATGAACAGTTAAATACGAATATCGCCTTATTAGATACCATTATCCGTTCATTTCCATTGCCTATTATTTTGGAAGATGCGAATGGAGAGTTGGAAGGACAGAACTTTTCTCCTGCAAATTTAAGGGATCCTGATTTTTTACAGAATAAAAGGATGGAATTTTTACAATCAGGGTTGGTACCTATTTCAGGTATCAGCGGAAATATTTACTATTTTAATTCACCGCTACTGTCATACATAAAGCTCTTTCCATTTGTTCAGACATTGTTGGTGGCTCTTTTTATCGGATTGGGTTACTTCTTGTTTAGCACATCCCGAAAAGCGGAACAAAACAGGGTTTGGGCCGGTATGGCAAAAGAAACAGCACATCAGTTAGGAACTCCAATAAGTGCTATTTTAGGTTGGCTCGAATACTTAAAAGATAATTTTGCAAATAATCCGGATAATCTGGACATTATTCAGGAGCTGCACAAAGATGTTGATCGACTTGAACTGGTAGCAGACAGATTTTCAAAAATAGGTTCTGAACCTGTATTGGATAAATCAGATATTTATTTAGAGTTGCAGGAAGTAAAAAATTACATACAACGACGATCACCACGTAAAGTTAGTTTTGAGTTTTCTGAACCGGAGTTTCCTGTTTATGCTCGTATTAATAAACATCTCTTTGCATGGGTCATTGAAAATCTTATGAGAAATTCTTTAGATGCATTGGACGGAAAAGGTGTCATATCCTGTCAGATTTATATACAAAATGAAAAAGTTTGTATTGATTTGTCAGACACTGGCCAGGGAATTCCTTCTAATAAATTCAATACAATATTCAAGCCGGGATATTCTACCAAAAAACGAGGCTGGGGACTTGGATTGTCATTGGCTAAAAGAATAATAGAAGAATATCATAAAGGAAAGATTTTTGTAAAATCTTCTAAACCTAACGAATTGACCACATTTACAATCCGGTTGAACCGGGCCTGAATTAGGCCGACTGTTTAGCAAAAAGGAAACAGAACCAACTTAAGTGTTGAATATTACCCTTTTATAAAATATCTTTTTTAATTTTGTCCGCTGTAATTTAAAAATTCTGATTTTTAGATTAGTTGTTAAAGTATCTGGACGCTCAATTTTTGAAAGCGTTAAAATATTTTTCGGAAAATTTAATTCATTCACATTATATCGATAAATGGAATTTTGGGAACAGGATTATGAATGGCTGAGAGTCAGACACATAGTAAAAAATGCTATGAAGAAAGATTCGTTACCGGATATTCAGACGGTTTTATTTCTGATAGGCGTACAGGAGTTGGGGAGATGGCCCAAGGGAAAGTTTACGAAAGAAGAGAAAAGGGATTTAATGCATGTTGCAGTATGTACATTGCTTGAGCCGGATGGGTATTTTGAATTTGTGGGAAGGGATCATGATGGTTGGCCACATTGGGAAGAAAAAAAAGCATTCAGAGTGGCAGGGGTTAATGACCAGGAAGGAATTTTGGTAAAAAAAATAATTGAATATTTTCGAAAATATAATGAAATTGAAAAATTCTCAGAAAATTAATTTTAAAATCTTTAGAATATGTTCAGAAATATTGCATTTACACTTTTGATTATATCAGGCTTTTGGACGTGTAAAAGCGATGATGTAATTACAATAGAAACTTCTATGGGCAACATGAAAGTCAGACTATTTGAAAGTACTCCTTTACATAAAGCAAATTTTCTGAAACTGGTAGATGATGGCTTTTATAATGATCTGCTGTTTCACCGTGTCATCAAGGGATTTATGATACAGGGGGGAGACCCGGATTCCAAAGATGCACCACAGGATAAAGCACTTGGAATGGGCGGTACAGGATATACTATTCCGGCTGAAATAGGCGCACCACACTTTAAGGGCATACTCGCAGCGGCAAGACAAGGTGATCAGGTAAACCCTAAGAAGGAGTCTTCCGGGTCACAATTTTATATTGTACAAGGCAATCCGGTTACCGATGAAGAGTTGGATGCTTTTGAACGTGCCAAGGGTATTAAATATACAGAAGCGCAAAGGACAAAATATAAAGCTGTCGGTGGCGCTCCTATGCTGGATATGGATTATACTGCATTTGGTGAAGTAGTCGAGGGTTTGGATGTTATTGATAAAATTGCAAACACACCGACAAGTCCAAGGGAAAGACCTCTTACAGATGTAAAAATGAAAATTAAGAAATAATAATAAATACTTAAAAATGACTTTTAAATCAATACAGACGGGAATAACGCTCCTGATTTTTGCTATTTTAGCTTCTTGTTCGGCTCCTAAATCTGTTTTTGAATACGATTTGCAAAGTAAAACAGCACCTTCTACAGCAAAATTCAAAAACAAATCGTTGAAATCAGATACGTATCTATGGGAATTTGGAGATGGAGTTACTTCGGTTGAATCAGAACCGGAACACAGATATGTCCTTTCAGGAAAATACATTGTTAAATTAACAGCCATTAAAGATAAAAAACAAAATATGTCTTCACAAGAATTAATTTTAGACCCACCTTCTCATTGTATGATTGAAATGCAGACTTCAGAAGGTACAATGACCATTCAATTGTATGATGAAACACCGCTTCACAGAGATAATTTTATCAAGCTGGTAGAAAGCGGATTTTATAATGACCTGCTTTTTCACAGGGTCATTAATGGGTTTATGATCCAGGGAGGAGACCCGGATTCCAAAAATGCTCCAACCGGAAAAAGATTGGGTTCAGGGGGACCGGGTTATACCGTTCCTGCGGAATTTGTGGATACTTTAGTCCATGTAAAAGGTGCGTTGGCGGCTGCCAGAACCGGTGATGCGATGAATCCCCAAAAGGCTTCTTCCGGTTCACAGTTTTATATTGTACACGGAAAACCGGTTCCTGTGGCACAATTGGACGGTCTTGAATTACAAAAAGGAATAAAATATACTCCACAAGCCAGAGAAATCATGACTACTCAGGGAGGAACACCTTTTTTAGATAAAGATTATACGGTTTTTGGTAGGGTTGTTAAAGGACTTGACATTATTGATAAGATAGCATCAACCAAAACCAGTCCGGGCGACAGACCGGATAATGATGTCAAAATAATCAGCATCAGGATAATTAAGTAAGTCTACACATTAATAAAACTCTCTTATTTTATAAAAATATTGACGGATATACACCTGGTGGTTAAGAGTTTAAAAATTTTGCAAATGAATGAAGTTTTGGGAATTGATATCGGAGCTACAGGGATAAAGGGTGCTTTGGTTGACTTATCAACAGGTAACCTGGCTTCCGAAAAATTTAAAGTAAAAACACCAATTCCTGCCACACCTGAAGCTATTGCAGAATGTCTTAAAATGGTAGTGGAGAATTTTAAATGGGAAGGAAAACAAATTGGTATTGGCTTTCCTGCAGTTGTAAAACGAGGTGTAGCGCTTACAGCAAGTAACATAGATCAGGCATTTATCGATTATCCCATAGAAAAAGAGTACAGTAATATCCTGGGCTGTGATGTGACTGTAGTAAATGATGCGGATGCAGCAGGAATTGCAGAAATGACTTATGGTAAAGGAAAAGGAAAGGATGGTTTGGTATTGTTGATAACGTTAGGTACCGGCATAGGTTCAGCTTTATTTCTGGATGGAAAGCTATTGCCAAATACAGAGCTTGGCCAGCTGTATTATAAAAAAAGTATCTTTGAAAAGTATGCATCTAATAGTGCCCGTGAGTTGAAACTTCTTAGTTGGAAGGCTTGGGGGAAAGAACTCAATAAGTACCTTCAGCATGTTTCTCTTCTTCTAAGTCCTGATCTAATTTTGATAGGAGGTGGCGTAAGCAAACATTTTGAAAATTATAAGGAATACCTGAATGTCAATACCTCAATAGAAACGGCATCTTTGTTGAATGATGCCGGCATTGTGGGTGCTGCAATGAGTTCAGTAAAGCATTGATATTTTGATAGATTTATAAATTATAAAACAATCAAATTCATTTTTATATTTTGACCAAAATTAATTAAGTAAAAGTTTGTTAAATATTCAGTCAAAAGTGACTTTTTATATAGCTTTATGTCTCAAAACAATTATTAAACAACTTAAAACAATTTATTATGCTTAAAGAATTTATTAACTTTATTAAAACAGGAAATGTAATCGAATTTGCTGTTGCCGTTATTATGGCTGGTGCTGTAGGCGGAGTTGTCAACGGTTTTGTCAACGATATAGTGATGCCTTTAGTTGGGCAATTAGTGGGCGGGGTTGATTTTGCAAATTTGAAAGTAGTACTCTCGCCTGCTGTTATGGAAAATGGTGTAGAAACATCAGCCGAAAATGCAATTCGCTATGGATCATGGATCAACTCTATCGTAAACCTTATGATTGTTGGGTTTGTGATGTTTTTAGTAATTAAAGGTTACAATAAGCTAAAGACACCACCACCACCACCGGCACCTGTTGGCCCTACACAGGAACAATTATTAACTGAAATCAGAGATCTCTTAAAAAAATAATCAAATTTATAATAGGGAGTAGTTATTCAACTATTCCCTATTATTATTCCATTTTGTGAATTAATACCGGTAAAACGAATTATATTCCAGCACTCAATTGGATACAAAACTTTATTCTTTGAATTATTTGTATTTCAAAAATGTAAAGTACTTTTAAATACTGCATTTTATTGGTTTATAAAATCAAAAAGTTATAAAAACTACTTATATTTGAGCATCAATTACTATAGCCCAACCATGCCGATGCATAGATATTGGATCATATCACTTATTTTTTTTATATATTTCGCCTCGGATATATACAGCCAGTCATGTAATATGAATGGTAAAAATCATTACAGATATGACGATATAAAATACATTCTGGATAAGAATCAATGCAATAATTGCCACAATTCTTCAGGTAATAATAAGTTATGGCATTATGAAACTTATAATGCAATACTGACAGGTAGTACTTGTAATATTCCTATAATTAAACATGGAAGTGCATCGTCAAGCCTGCTGGTGGACAAGTTAAATGGTGGTTCGGTATCTTGTGGCAACGCAATGCCTTTGGGAGGCAAATCTATATCATTTGAAGACCTTCTGGCCATAGAAAGCTGGATAAATTCAGGCGCCCCGGAATTTTGTCTTTTTGTCTTTGAAGATGTAAAAACGATGTTGTATCAGGAAGATTGTGGTACCTGCCATAAATCCGTGGAAGACTGGCATTTTGAAAATTATATAGATATTTTTACAAACGGACGAATTTCGGAATGTAGCACTTCGCCATTAATAACACTCCATGATGCAAATAATAGTATCCTTTACAGGAAATTATTAGCAGGTTATACAGGCTGTGGTAAAATGATGCCATTAGAAAGGGAGCCATTATCTTACATTAATGTTTCAAAAATCAGAGATTGGATAAATGCCGGTGCCCCCGAAAA
The genomic region above belongs to Saprospiraceae bacterium and contains:
- a CDS encoding peptidylprolyl isomerase, producing the protein MFRNIAFTLLIISGFWTCKSDDVITIETSMGNMKVRLFESTPLHKANFLKLVDDGFYNDLLFHRVIKGFMIQGGDPDSKDAPQDKALGMGGTGYTIPAEIGAPHFKGILAAARQGDQVNPKKESSGSQFYIVQGNPVTDEELDAFERAKGIKYTEAQRTKYKAVGGAPMLDMDYTAFGEVVEGLDVIDKIANTPTSPRERPLTDVKMKIKK
- a CDS encoding arginine decarboxylase, encoding MKNTYFELINQTYYFPQEGFDLNQGNLTFHGISLKYLIEKYGTPFRLTYLPRIGDQIKKARNLFHKAMKANNYKGEYVYCYCTKCCHFSHVITEALEHNVHLETSSAFDIDLIKRLYQKNKINKDTILIHNGHKTDEYIDKIVSLIDEGFKHVIPVLDSKMELDRLYASTKTDLTVGIRMAINEEPQSAYYTSRLGVRSAEIIDFYKSKIARKKRVKLKMLHFFVDSGIKDNLYYWGEFRKALKLFAELKKICPTLDSINLGGGLPIRNNLGFEYDYKYMINELVRNIKEVCDEEGIQEPDIYTEFGKYTVGESGAIVFSVLEQKQQNDTELWYLIDNSLMNTIPDAWSIFEKFILLPVNKWDNEYSQVSIGGISCDHSDYYNSEDMNQQILMPTYDPDKEEPLYLGFFHTGAYQDAISGYGGIKHCLIPSPKQIIIDRDDKGNIVDRLYRDEQNVQQMLEILGYED
- the mscL gene encoding large conductance mechanosensitive channel protein MscL, encoding MLKEFINFIKTGNVIEFAVAVIMAGAVGGVVNGFVNDIVMPLVGQLVGGVDFANLKVVLSPAVMENGVETSAENAIRYGSWINSIVNLMIVGFVMFLVIKGYNKLKTPPPPPAPVGPTQEQLLTEIRDLLKK
- a CDS encoding ROK family protein, which gives rise to MNEVLGIDIGATGIKGALVDLSTGNLASEKFKVKTPIPATPEAIAECLKMVVENFKWEGKQIGIGFPAVVKRGVALTASNIDQAFIDYPIEKEYSNILGCDVTVVNDADAAGIAEMTYGKGKGKDGLVLLITLGTGIGSALFLDGKLLPNTELGQLYYKKSIFEKYASNSARELKLLSWKAWGKELNKYLQHVSLLLSPDLILIGGGVSKHFENYKEYLNVNTSIETASLLNDAGIVGAAMSSVKH
- a CDS encoding HAMP domain-containing histidine kinase, with translation MNLSQNSFWKILLIVFGGVILTVTLLYSNFLAEKLKENEEKNIYIFKEALKEINNVTLSEDEMDDPDIEYEQLNTNIALLDTIIRSFPLPIILEDANGELEGQNFSPANLRDPDFLQNKRMEFLQSGLVPISGISGNIYYFNSPLLSYIKLFPFVQTLLVALFIGLGYFLFSTSRKAEQNRVWAGMAKETAHQLGTPISAILGWLEYLKDNFANNPDNLDIIQELHKDVDRLELVADRFSKIGSEPVLDKSDIYLELQEVKNYIQRRSPRKVSFEFSEPEFPVYARINKHLFAWVIENLMRNSLDALDGKGVISCQIYIQNEKVCIDLSDTGQGIPSNKFNTIFKPGYSTKKRGWGLGLSLAKRIIEEYHKGKIFVKSSKPNELTTFTIRLNRA
- a CDS encoding peptidylprolyl isomerase; the encoded protein is MTFKSIQTGITLLIFAILASCSAPKSVFEYDLQSKTAPSTAKFKNKSLKSDTYLWEFGDGVTSVESEPEHRYVLSGKYIVKLTAIKDKKQNMSSQELILDPPSHCMIEMQTSEGTMTIQLYDETPLHRDNFIKLVESGFYNDLLFHRVINGFMIQGGDPDSKNAPTGKRLGSGGPGYTVPAEFVDTLVHVKGALAAARTGDAMNPQKASSGSQFYIVHGKPVPVAQLDGLELQKGIKYTPQAREIMTTQGGTPFLDKDYTVFGRVVKGLDIIDKIASTKTSPGDRPDNDVKIISIRIIK